Proteins encoded by one window of Gordonia jinghuaiqii:
- a CDS encoding SDR family oxidoreductase yields MSEQAVRQRSDRQPDWRRGNVINDGVRLATFELGDSSNPTVLLVHGWPDTHHLWTHVAPRLAEKYHVVAYDCRGFGESDRPRRTGAYRLDELADDLFAVAEAVSPDRAVHVVGHDWGSIHTWEAVSRPRAQTRIASFVSVSGPNLDHLGQLLREQIASPTPRHLRNIAAQSLSSSYTGLFQLPLIPNVALRALGNPRAWKQFLRTVEGTPPENVVVADSLRRDMITGLALYRANIRQKLLRPNPRITNVPVLQVVNERDVALRPAIYENTPTYAAKLWRRDTPTGHWLPYTHPDYLTDLVLDFLAVQTNSGAPAPTIDRSRLFSDPKPLAGKLVVITGAGSGIGRETALALAARGCELVLADLDAETADETARECKIAGATAHAHRLDVSDTAGFTEFADKVRTTHGVPDIVVNNAGIGLAGGALAATDEQVDRLLDVNLRGVITGSRAFGRQMVERGVGGHIVNISSAAAFTPSRSLGLYSASKAGVLLFSESLRAELAEHHIGVSVICPGLVDTNIVSSTPIAGLDADDERARRERLDRFYQRRGFTPDRVASEIVSAIEGNKAVVPVTIEAKVGYRIYRFAPWLSRIGARQKVTG; encoded by the coding sequence ATGTCCGAACAGGCAGTTCGTCAGCGATCCGACCGGCAACCGGACTGGCGTCGGGGGAACGTGATCAACGACGGCGTTCGCTTGGCCACATTCGAGCTGGGCGATTCGTCGAATCCGACGGTGCTGCTCGTGCACGGCTGGCCCGACACACACCACCTGTGGACGCACGTCGCCCCGCGGCTCGCCGAGAAGTACCACGTGGTGGCCTACGACTGCCGCGGTTTCGGCGAGAGCGATCGGCCGCGGCGGACCGGCGCATACCGACTCGACGAGCTGGCCGACGACCTGTTCGCCGTCGCCGAAGCGGTGTCCCCGGACCGCGCGGTCCACGTCGTCGGCCATGACTGGGGCTCGATCCACACGTGGGAGGCCGTGAGCCGTCCCCGAGCGCAGACCCGGATCGCGTCCTTCGTCTCGGTCTCGGGCCCCAATCTGGACCATCTCGGCCAGCTTCTCCGGGAACAGATCGCCTCGCCGACGCCACGCCACCTCCGAAACATTGCCGCGCAATCCCTCTCGTCGTCCTACACCGGGCTCTTCCAGTTGCCGCTGATACCGAACGTCGCCCTGCGGGCACTGGGCAACCCCCGGGCGTGGAAGCAGTTCCTGCGCACCGTGGAGGGCACCCCGCCGGAGAACGTCGTCGTGGCCGATTCGCTACGCCGGGACATGATCACCGGACTCGCCCTGTACCGCGCCAACATCCGGCAGAAGTTGCTGCGCCCGAATCCGCGGATCACGAATGTGCCCGTGCTGCAGGTCGTCAACGAGCGCGACGTCGCACTCCGTCCGGCGATCTATGAGAACACCCCCACGTATGCGGCGAAGCTGTGGCGCCGCGACACCCCCACCGGTCACTGGCTGCCGTACACCCACCCGGACTACCTGACCGATCTGGTCCTGGACTTCCTTGCCGTGCAGACGAACAGCGGCGCACCGGCGCCGACCATCGATCGCTCCCGGCTGTTCAGCGACCCGAAGCCGCTGGCCGGGAAACTCGTCGTGATCACGGGCGCGGGAAGCGGTATCGGGCGCGAGACCGCCCTCGCGCTGGCCGCACGCGGGTGCGAGCTCGTCCTCGCCGACCTCGACGCGGAAACCGCCGACGAGACCGCACGGGAATGCAAGATCGCCGGCGCGACCGCGCATGCCCACCGCCTCGACGTCTCCGACACCGCGGGCTTCACCGAGTTCGCCGACAAGGTCCGCACGACCCACGGCGTCCCCGACATCGTGGTGAACAACGCCGGGATCGGTCTTGCCGGTGGAGCTCTCGCGGCGACCGATGAGCAGGTGGACCGGCTGCTCGACGTCAATCTGCGTGGCGTCATCACCGGCAGTCGCGCATTCGGCAGGCAGATGGTGGAACGCGGGGTCGGCGGCCACATCGTCAACATCTCCTCGGCGGCGGCATTCACCCCGTCACGAAGCCTGGGACTGTATTCCGCGTCCAAGGCAGGCGTGCTGCTGTTCTCCGAGTCGCTGCGGGCCGAGCTGGCCGAACACCACATCGGCGTCAGCGTTATCTGTCCGGGACTCGTCGACACCAACATCGTCTCCTCGACCCCGATCGCCGGGCTCGACGCCGATGACGAACGGGCCCGACGTGAGCGGCTCGACCGGTTCTATCAGCGCCGCGGCTTCACCCCGGACCGGGTGGCGAGTGAGATCGTTTCGGCCATCGAAGGCAACAAGGCAGTGGTGCCGGTGACCATCGAGGCGAAGGTGGGATATCGCATCTACCGGTTCGCGCCCTGGCTCTCGCGTATCGGCGCGCGCCAGAAGGTCACCGGGTGA
- a CDS encoding metal-dependent hydrolase has product MTSTDPTRARPAADDPADPGPVELHARNVEFDWDDVPLHWIPGHPVASNFISVLNLLLPEGERWFVQTYNEALPLVADDELASRMRGFIGQEAMHAEAHDRVLWEFLDHHGIDPRPYQLQMEWIFRKVLGPLDGGSREARHKHLIERLWLIAALEHYTAILGDFALNNSWTRLGAHPTMADLFMWHGAEEVEHRAVAHDVAAYFGDGYLRRGRAMFAVLPMLLILVQRGYRFIMSQDASLSYNYFQKSWHYHRGVRAGVLPRMRTIIFSTFSYFRPGFRPEHIGSTAQAVAYLASSPAARNAA; this is encoded by the coding sequence ATGACGTCCACCGATCCCACCCGTGCGCGGCCCGCCGCAGACGATCCGGCCGACCCGGGGCCCGTCGAACTCCACGCCCGGAACGTGGAATTCGACTGGGACGACGTTCCGCTGCACTGGATTCCCGGTCACCCGGTGGCGTCGAACTTCATCAGCGTGCTCAATCTGTTGCTGCCCGAGGGTGAGCGCTGGTTCGTGCAGACCTACAACGAGGCGCTGCCGCTCGTCGCCGATGACGAACTCGCCTCCCGCATGCGCGGATTCATCGGACAGGAGGCAATGCATGCCGAGGCTCACGACCGCGTGCTGTGGGAGTTCCTGGACCATCACGGCATCGACCCGCGCCCCTATCAGCTCCAGATGGAGTGGATCTTCCGCAAGGTGCTCGGCCCGCTCGACGGCGGATCGCGGGAGGCTCGACACAAGCACCTCATCGAACGCCTGTGGCTGATCGCGGCGCTGGAACATTACACCGCGATCCTCGGCGACTTCGCCTTGAACAACTCCTGGACACGGCTCGGTGCGCATCCGACCATGGCCGACCTCTTCATGTGGCACGGCGCCGAGGAGGTGGAACATCGCGCGGTGGCACATGACGTCGCCGCATACTTCGGCGACGGTTACCTTCGGCGGGGCCGGGCGATGTTCGCGGTGCTGCCGATGCTGCTCATCCTGGTACAGCGCGGATACCGTTTCATCATGAGTCAGGACGCATCGTTGTCCTACAACTACTTTCAGAAGTCCTGGCACTACCACCGCGGCGTACGCGCGGGGGTCCTACCCAGGATGCGGACGATCATCTTCTCCACGTTCAGTTACTTCCGGCCGGGTTTCCGGCCCGAACACATCGGCAGTACCGCGCAGGCCGTCGCCTACCTGGCGAGCTCGCCGGCCGCCCGCAATGCCGCGTGA
- a CDS encoding PDR/VanB family oxidoreductase, which yields MNQRAHPHSTALTQPPPHLYGRWRRDPLITLGTMVFRAWWPVWRPLSPLHDGPVNDGITQVRIVGRECVARDSNVIALTLESPDGGPLPPWHAGAHLDVLLPSGRMREYSLCGDPTDRERYRIAVRRVPDGGGGSVEVHDVLRVGDIISIKGPRNAFPLAVPGHGSPARRVRFVAAGIGITPILPMLATAERFGLDWSMIYTGRSADSIPFLDEVARFGERITIRTDDDHGLPTMTELLGPVDDTHADLAVYCCGPVPMLEGLRRHLAGRADIELHYERFSPPPVENGTEFTVTLASTGVQIPVAADESALAAIRRVLPSVPYSCQQGFCGTCKVATLSGDIDHRDNILTEPEREAGTILTCVSRSAGGNLTLDL from the coding sequence ATGAACCAACGCGCACACCCGCATTCGACGGCGCTGACCCAGCCGCCGCCGCACCTGTATGGTCGGTGGCGACGCGATCCCCTGATCACGCTGGGCACCATGGTGTTCCGGGCGTGGTGGCCGGTCTGGCGACCACTCTCTCCGCTGCACGACGGACCGGTGAACGACGGGATCACACAGGTGCGCATCGTCGGCCGCGAGTGCGTCGCGCGGGACTCCAACGTCATCGCACTGACCTTGGAGTCCCCCGACGGGGGCCCCTTGCCGCCGTGGCACGCCGGTGCTCATCTCGACGTGCTGTTGCCGTCTGGGCGCATGCGCGAGTACTCACTGTGCGGCGATCCCACCGACCGGGAGCGTTACCGCATCGCGGTACGGCGAGTACCCGATGGCGGAGGCGGATCGGTCGAGGTCCACGACGTCCTCCGCGTCGGCGACATCATCTCCATCAAGGGGCCGCGCAACGCATTTCCGCTCGCGGTTCCGGGGCACGGGTCACCGGCGCGCCGCGTCCGCTTCGTCGCCGCGGGTATCGGGATCACGCCGATCCTGCCCATGCTCGCGACAGCCGAACGGTTCGGATTGGACTGGTCGATGATCTACACCGGCCGTAGCGCCGACTCGATCCCGTTCCTCGACGAGGTAGCCCGGTTCGGTGAGCGCATCACCATCCGCACCGACGACGATCACGGGCTGCCGACCATGACCGAACTGCTCGGCCCCGTCGACGACACGCACGCCGACCTCGCCGTGTACTGCTGTGGGCCGGTGCCGATGCTGGAAGGTCTGCGACGGCATCTCGCCGGGCGCGCCGACATCGAGCTGCACTATGAGCGCTTCAGCCCGCCGCCGGTGGAGAACGGCACCGAGTTCACGGTCACCCTGGCCTCGACCGGCGTACAGATCCCGGTGGCAGCCGACGAGTCCGCGCTCGCCGCGATACGCCGGGTGCTGCCGTCCGTCCCGTACTCGTGTCAGCAGGGTTTCTGCGGCACCTGCAAGGTCGCGACATTGTCGGGCGACATCGATCACCGCGACAACATCCTGACCGAGCCCGAGCGCGAGGCCGGGACCATCCTCACCTGCGTGTCACGCAGTGCCGGTGGGAATCTCACCCTCGACCTCTGA
- a CDS encoding DHA2 family efflux MFS transporter permease subunit — protein MHALRTHSRWWALGALSFAELLVMIDNTIVNVALPTLARDLDAGISSLQWIVDAYTLVFAGLLLTGGYLGDRFGHRRMLLTGVVGFMVVSVLAASSQNIGQLIASRGALGLFAALVFPATLAIITTIFVEARERAMAVGIWAAISGIAVAIGPVLGGWLLEHFSWTSVFWVNVPFGVVALTLILAVVPGTRPLAVPRFDIVGVVLSVVGLGLLTYSLIEAPHVGWGEPRTIAGVVVALSILTAFVMMQLRITNPILDVRLFTNRHFATAAGMISVAFFALFGFIFLITQFFQAVKGYGPLAAGVRTLPFAVVMAVFSPVAMALSHRFGPRPVAVIGAFLMSGGFALVETASRTSGYWELIVWSMALMAAGLAFISGPCTQLIMNALRPEQAGAGSAVNDTTRELGGTLGVAVLGSILTSTYVAGVGDRLSGSGLPREAVAAAEQSVMAGVEVAAQSPAALGDPVRAAVQQVFMDGLHDAVWAAVAITAVAGVAASFLLRGTVAGRHAVPSSVEGQGPLVTHPPQTPNAPQGAGASEVEGEIPTGTA, from the coding sequence ATGCACGCTTTACGCACACACTCTCGCTGGTGGGCGCTCGGCGCTCTCAGCTTCGCCGAACTACTGGTCATGATCGACAACACGATCGTCAACGTCGCGTTGCCGACGCTGGCCCGCGATCTCGACGCCGGGATCTCGAGCCTGCAATGGATCGTCGACGCCTACACCCTCGTCTTTGCCGGATTGCTGTTGACCGGCGGTTATCTCGGCGACCGTTTCGGTCATCGCCGGATGTTGCTCACCGGCGTCGTCGGATTCATGGTGGTGTCGGTGCTCGCGGCGTCGTCGCAGAACATCGGTCAGCTCATCGCGAGCCGAGGGGCACTGGGACTCTTTGCGGCGCTGGTGTTCCCGGCCACTCTCGCCATCATCACGACGATCTTCGTCGAGGCCAGGGAACGCGCAATGGCCGTCGGGATCTGGGCCGCGATCTCCGGTATCGCGGTGGCCATCGGCCCCGTGCTCGGCGGTTGGCTGCTGGAACACTTCTCGTGGACGTCGGTCTTCTGGGTGAACGTACCGTTCGGCGTGGTGGCACTGACGTTGATCCTGGCGGTGGTGCCCGGCACACGGCCGCTGGCGGTGCCGAGATTCGACATCGTGGGCGTCGTGCTGTCGGTCGTCGGGCTGGGATTGCTCACCTACTCGCTCATCGAGGCGCCCCACGTCGGCTGGGGTGAACCGCGAACCATCGCGGGTGTGGTTGTGGCACTGTCCATCCTGACCGCGTTCGTGATGATGCAGCTGCGCATCACCAATCCCATCCTGGACGTCAGATTGTTCACCAACCGTCACTTCGCAACCGCGGCCGGGATGATCAGCGTCGCCTTCTTCGCGCTGTTCGGCTTCATCTTCCTGATCACCCAGTTCTTCCAGGCGGTGAAGGGTTACGGACCTCTCGCAGCCGGCGTGAGAACGCTACCGTTCGCGGTGGTGATGGCCGTGTTCTCCCCGGTCGCGATGGCGCTGTCGCATCGTTTCGGTCCGCGACCGGTGGCCGTGATCGGAGCATTCCTGATGTCGGGCGGGTTCGCCCTCGTCGAAACCGCGTCGCGCACTTCGGGGTACTGGGAACTCATCGTCTGGTCGATGGCACTCATGGCAGCAGGTCTGGCCTTCATCTCCGGGCCCTGCACCCAGCTCATCATGAATGCGCTGCGACCCGAGCAGGCCGGCGCGGGCAGCGCGGTCAACGACACCACCCGCGAGCTCGGCGGCACACTCGGTGTGGCCGTCCTCGGGTCCATCCTCACCTCCACCTACGTGGCCGGAGTCGGGGATCGACTGTCCGGCAGCGGATTACCTCGCGAGGCGGTCGCCGCCGCGGAACAATCGGTGATGGCCGGAGTCGAGGTGGCCGCGCAGTCACCGGCTGCGCTCGGCGATCCGGTACGGGCAGCCGTGCAGCAGGTCTTCATGGACGGGCTCCACGACGCCGTGTGGGCTGCGGTGGCGATCACCGCGGTAGCCGGTGTCGCGGCGTCGTTCCTGTTGCGCGGTACCGTCGCGGGCCGCCACGCGGTGCCGAGCTCGGTGGAAGGGCAGGGGCCCCTTGTGACGCATCCTCCGCAAACTCCGAACGCCCCTCAGGGAGCAGGGGCCTCAGAGGTCGAGGGTGAGATTCCCACCGGCACTGCGTGA
- a CDS encoding TetR/AcrR family transcriptional regulator, protein MSPAKPRTRTSAAEVRSALLTAGRTILERDGESGLTVRAVAAEAKVAPMGVYNHFDGRDGLLDALVTDAFVEFGRAVAATDDDPVARLRNSGRAYREFAMSNPVIYGLMFSAHCTPEPEAAINAFAVLVDVIRYGQVAGVIMAGDPSDLAVQAWSAVHGAVSLELAGTHPPQVDAPQSYEKVLDFVARGFAPPPRA, encoded by the coding sequence ATGTCCCCCGCCAAACCGCGTACCCGCACCTCCGCCGCCGAAGTCCGCTCCGCACTCCTCACGGCCGGTCGCACGATTCTCGAACGCGACGGCGAGTCCGGGTTGACGGTGCGCGCTGTCGCTGCGGAGGCGAAGGTCGCACCGATGGGCGTCTACAACCATTTCGACGGCCGGGACGGGCTACTGGACGCACTGGTCACGGACGCTTTCGTCGAGTTCGGCCGAGCGGTGGCAGCCACCGACGACGACCCCGTCGCACGACTACGGAACTCCGGCCGGGCCTACCGCGAGTTCGCGATGTCCAACCCGGTCATCTACGGGCTGATGTTCTCCGCACACTGCACCCCCGAGCCCGAGGCGGCGATCAACGCGTTCGCGGTGCTCGTCGACGTCATCCGGTACGGCCAGGTGGCAGGGGTCATCATGGCCGGAGACCCTTCCGACCTCGCGGTGCAGGCATGGTCGGCCGTCCACGGCGCCGTCAGCCTGGAACTCGCCGGTACCCACCCACCACAGGTCGATGCGCCGCAGAGCTACGAGAAAGTCCTCGACTTCGTGGCCCGGGGGTTCGCCCCGCCACCCCGGGCGTAA
- a CDS encoding UDP-glucose dehydrogenase family protein yields MKLTVIGCGYLGATHAACMAELGHDVVGIDVDAHKVERLQAGEVPFFEPGLADILRRNIDAGRLRFTTDQPAAADHASVHFLGVGTPQEVRGHRADLSHVYAAVDALVPTLRGRHLIIGKSTVPVGTCAELAQRISVLAQPGADVELSWSPEFLREGFAVEDTLEPDRLVLGTGLLDDGSQDPQEESSAGETVREIYREILETGVPLIETDWATAELVKVSANAFLATKISFINAISELCEIAGGDINTLADAIGYDPRIGRRFLNAGLGFGGGCLPKDIRALTARADDMGAPRAVGFLREVDAINMRRRSAAVELVYEALGGDVLGRNIAVLGAAFKPESDDVRDSPALTVASRLALEGASVTVFDPKAMDNSRRVQPSLGYATSAREACDRADVVVIATEWAEFVHMAPDELDEVVRGKRIVDGRRCLDPHMWRDAGWDYRALGGPVPVRAVSRGDSSKKVNGFASTTVVR; encoded by the coding sequence ATGAAGCTCACGGTGATCGGATGCGGCTACCTCGGTGCCACCCACGCGGCCTGCATGGCCGAGCTCGGGCACGACGTCGTCGGCATCGACGTCGACGCACACAAGGTCGAACGCCTCCAGGCCGGTGAGGTGCCGTTCTTCGAGCCCGGGCTCGCCGACATCCTCCGCCGCAACATCGACGCCGGGCGTCTTCGATTCACCACCGACCAGCCGGCCGCAGCCGACCACGCCTCGGTCCACTTCCTCGGCGTCGGAACCCCGCAAGAAGTGCGCGGGCACCGCGCCGACCTGTCACACGTCTACGCCGCCGTCGACGCGCTCGTCCCCACCCTGCGCGGACGGCACCTGATCATCGGCAAATCCACCGTTCCCGTCGGAACCTGTGCCGAACTCGCGCAACGTATCTCGGTGCTCGCCCAGCCCGGCGCCGACGTCGAACTGTCCTGGAGCCCGGAGTTCCTGCGAGAGGGCTTCGCCGTCGAGGACACGCTCGAACCCGACCGCCTCGTCCTCGGTACCGGACTGCTCGACGACGGTTCGCAGGACCCGCAGGAAGAATCGTCGGCCGGCGAGACCGTTCGCGAGATCTACCGCGAGATCCTCGAGACCGGCGTGCCGCTGATCGAGACCGATTGGGCGACAGCCGAGCTCGTCAAGGTCTCGGCCAACGCGTTTCTGGCGACCAAGATCTCGTTCATCAACGCGATCAGCGAGCTGTGCGAGATCGCCGGCGGCGACATCAACACCCTCGCCGACGCCATCGGCTACGACCCGCGCATCGGCCGTCGATTTCTCAACGCCGGGCTCGGCTTCGGTGGCGGATGCCTGCCCAAGGACATTCGCGCACTCACAGCTCGTGCCGACGACATGGGCGCGCCACGCGCTGTCGGATTCCTCCGCGAGGTCGACGCCATCAACATGCGCCGACGGTCCGCCGCCGTGGAACTCGTCTACGAGGCACTCGGCGGGGACGTCCTCGGGCGCAACATCGCGGTACTCGGCGCCGCATTCAAACCCGAGAGCGACGACGTCCGGGACTCGCCCGCGCTCACCGTCGCGAGTCGACTGGCACTCGAAGGCGCGTCGGTCACCGTGTTCGACCCCAAGGCCATGGACAACTCGCGTCGAGTGCAGCCCAGCCTCGGATACGCCACGTCAGCCCGGGAGGCCTGCGACCGCGCCGATGTGGTGGTCATCGCCACCGAGTGGGCGGAGTTCGTCCACATGGCTCCGGATGAACTCGACGAGGTGGTTCGCGGCAAGCGGATCGTCGACGGCCGGCGCTGTCTCGACCCCCACATGTGGCGCGACGCCGGCTGGGATTACCGGGCGCTGGGCGGTCCGGTGCCCGTTCGGGCGGTCTCACGAGGGGATTCGTCCAAGAAGGTGAACGGTTTTGCATCGACGACGGTGGTGCGCTGA
- the dcd gene encoding dCTP deaminase, whose amino-acid sequence MLLSDRDIRAEIADGRLAIDPFDPALVQPSSVDVRLDRMFRVFNNTRYTHIDPAQRQDELTSLVEPADGEPFVLHPGEFVLGSTLEVCSLPDDLAGRLEGKSSLGRLGLLTHSTAGFIDPGFSGHITLELSNVANLPITLWPGMKIGQLCLIRLSSPAEQPYGSAAVGSKYQGQRGPTPSKAYLNFVKD is encoded by the coding sequence GTGCTGCTATCCGACCGCGACATCCGCGCCGAGATCGCGGACGGGCGCCTCGCCATCGATCCGTTCGATCCCGCCCTCGTCCAACCCTCCAGCGTCGACGTCCGGCTCGACAGAATGTTCCGGGTGTTCAACAACACCCGATACACCCACATCGACCCGGCCCAACGACAAGACGAACTCACCTCGCTGGTCGAACCGGCCGACGGTGAGCCGTTTGTGCTGCACCCGGGAGAATTCGTGCTCGGGTCCACCCTGGAGGTCTGCTCCCTACCCGACGACCTGGCCGGACGCCTCGAAGGCAAGTCCTCCCTCGGCCGGCTCGGGCTGCTCACCCACTCCACCGCGGGCTTCATCGATCCCGGCTTCTCCGGCCACATCACCCTGGAACTCTCCAACGTGGCCAATCTCCCGATCACCCTGTGGCCGGGTATGAAGATCGGGCAGCTGTGCCTCATCCGGCTCAGCAGCCCCGCCGAGCAGCCCTACGGCAGCGCGGCGGTCGGATCGAAATACCAGGGACAACGCGGGCCCACCCCGTCGAAGGCGTACCTGAACTTCGTCAAAGACTAA
- a CDS encoding HNH endonuclease signature motif containing protein translates to MAFEEPFAPQPELVEQYDRLHALIDEISQTASTRCTDAELLKVAYEHERATRRMLSLSVRHIVDVEERGAFRKAGCKSINNFMTTVLRLSGETTRRLRQVRVLGKWADMQGSRLEPKFPETANAVADGDISSSHVDVIIDVMNKIPAAVDATEKEAAEAALAHYAREYDPRSLRQLGERILAHLDPDGSITDDRDRARVRGMRLGPQDAQMMSKLTATLDPKTRAMLDVVLAVWAAKGMNNPDDDASPTGDPSTADPNALAAAADRDHRSDEQRNHDAFAALLRTILDGGALGASHHGLPPHLIITISESSLRDRAGDPARTATGTLLPIKDAVELAAESQQHLAVFRDHTSEVLYLGRDQRLASRAQRLAAFARDGGCTHPGCTRPSFDCEIHHDEEWFADLGPTDIDNLATACGTHNRAVGRGDDQWATSIETHGVDAGRAVWHPPKSHPSSTPRVNHAHRTDEVLDRMRTDVHRRRSAGAHRAGTPPSGDTGADPP, encoded by the coding sequence ATGGCTTTCGAGGAGCCATTCGCACCACAACCAGAGCTGGTCGAGCAGTACGACCGTCTCCATGCGCTGATCGATGAGATCAGCCAGACGGCGTCGACTCGATGCACCGATGCCGAGCTGCTGAAGGTTGCCTACGAGCACGAACGCGCCACGCGGCGGATGCTCTCGTTGTCCGTGCGTCACATCGTCGACGTCGAAGAGCGTGGGGCCTTCCGCAAGGCCGGCTGCAAATCGATCAACAATTTCATGACCACGGTCCTGCGGCTGAGTGGCGAGACCACACGCCGCCTGAGGCAGGTGAGAGTTCTCGGCAAGTGGGCCGACATGCAGGGCAGCCGCCTCGAGCCGAAGTTCCCGGAGACCGCGAATGCCGTTGCCGACGGCGACATCTCGTCGTCGCACGTAGACGTGATCATCGACGTGATGAACAAGATCCCGGCCGCGGTCGACGCAACCGAGAAAGAAGCCGCCGAGGCCGCACTCGCGCACTACGCACGCGAATACGACCCGCGCTCGCTTCGACAGCTCGGTGAACGCATCCTCGCCCACCTCGACCCCGACGGCAGCATCACCGACGACCGGGACCGCGCCCGCGTCCGCGGGATGCGCCTCGGACCCCAAGACGCGCAGATGATGTCGAAGCTGACGGCCACCCTCGACCCCAAGACGCGCGCCATGCTCGACGTCGTACTCGCGGTGTGGGCGGCCAAGGGCATGAACAACCCCGACGACGACGCGTCCCCGACAGGCGATCCATCGACAGCCGACCCGAATGCACTGGCCGCAGCCGCCGACCGCGACCACAGGTCCGACGAGCAGCGCAACCACGACGCCTTCGCGGCACTGCTGCGCACGATTCTCGACGGTGGAGCGCTCGGCGCCTCTCACCACGGGCTGCCGCCGCACCTCATCATCACGATCTCCGAGTCGTCGCTTCGCGATCGCGCCGGCGATCCTGCTCGCACCGCGACCGGCACACTGCTGCCGATCAAAGACGCCGTCGAGCTCGCCGCAGAATCGCAGCAGCACCTCGCGGTGTTCCGCGACCACACCAGCGAAGTCCTCTACCTCGGCCGCGACCAGCGGTTGGCCTCCCGCGCGCAACGCCTCGCCGCATTCGCCCGCGACGGCGGCTGCACCCACCCCGGCTGCACGCGGCCGTCCTTCGACTGCGAAATCCACCACGACGAAGAATGGTTCGCCGACCTCGGACCCACCGACATCGACAACCTCGCCACCGCCTGCGGAACCCACAACCGCGCGGTCGGTCGAGGCGACGATCAGTGGGCCACCTCCATCGAGACCCACGGCGTCGACGCAGGTCGTGCGGTCTGGCACCCACCGAAGTCGCATCCGTCGTCGACCCCGCGCGTCAATCACGCGCATCGCACCGACGAGGTCCTCGACAGGATGCGCACCGACGTCCACCGACGCAGGTCGGCGGGCGCGCACCGTGCCGGGACGCCCCCGTCGGGCGACACGGGCGCAGACCCGCCCTGA